In Rhodovulum sulfidophilum DSM 1374, the following are encoded in one genomic region:
- a CDS encoding transporter substrate-binding domain-containing protein: MKKLILGTAALALSAGMALAQDVVRLATEGAYPPYNFINDAGDVDGFERDLGDELCKRAELNCTWVTNDWDSIIPNLVSGNYDAILAGMSISPERQEVVAFTQPYTPPSLSAYAALSDDVDLENSVISAQTGTIQANHVVDTGATLLEYPTSDECVDAVRNGEAEAVLADKDVLVPIVNEGDLVFVGEDTALSNGIGMAFRKSDPELKDKFDAAVQSMKDDGTLNELIIKWMGEDSPRW; encoded by the coding sequence ATGAAAAAGCTGATCCTTGGCACTGCCGCCCTCGCGCTTTCGGCGGGCATGGCGCTGGCACAGGACGTCGTGCGCCTGGCCACCGAGGGCGCCTACCCGCCCTACAACTTCATCAACGATGCCGGCGATGTCGACGGTTTCGAACGCGACCTCGGCGACGAGCTCTGCAAGCGCGCCGAACTGAACTGCACCTGGGTCACCAATGACTGGGATTCGATCATCCCGAACCTCGTCTCGGGCAATTACGACGCCATCCTCGCCGGGATGAGCATCAGCCCCGAGCGCCAGGAAGTCGTCGCCTTCACCCAGCCCTACACGCCCCCCTCGCTGTCCGCCTATGCCGCGCTGAGCGACGATGTCGACCTGGAAAACAGCGTGATCTCGGCCCAGACCGGCACGATCCAGGCCAATCATGTGGTCGATACCGGCGCGACGCTGCTGGAATACCCGACCTCCGACGAATGCGTCGACGCCGTGCGCAATGGCGAGGCCGAGGCGGTGCTGGCCGACAAGGACGTCCTGGTGCCGATCGTGAACGAGGGCGACCTGGTCTTCGTCGGCGAGGACACCGCGCTGAGCAACGGCATCGGCATGGCCTTCCGCAAGTCCGACCCCGAGCTGAAGGACAAGTTCGACGCCGCGGTCCAGTCGATGAAGGATGACGGCACCCTGAATGAGCTCATCATCAAATGGATGGGCGAAGACTCCCCCCGCTGGTAA
- a CDS encoding 23S rRNA (adenine(2030)-N(6))-methyltransferase RlmJ encodes MLSYQHIYHAGNLADVHKHALLCAMLDYLTRKDKPLSYIETHAGRGLYDLAAPEAVRTGEAAAGIGTMEGRLAGDHPYRRRLAEVRARFGDSAYPGSPLLAALSLRPGDAIHLAELHPQERAALETAMAPFRAHVMAQDGFEAAQALTPPLPRRGLMLIDPSYEVKADYAAIPRHMAALHRKWNVGTLVLWYPLLPAAPHRPMIAALRAAFPEALCHEVRFPPAREGHGLIGSGLFVVNPPWGIEAEAAALGRLFGTVPGHAG; translated from the coding sequence ATGCTGTCCTATCAGCACATCTACCATGCGGGAAATCTCGCCGACGTGCACAAGCATGCGCTGCTTTGCGCGATGCTCGACTATCTCACCCGCAAGGACAAGCCGCTGAGCTATATCGAGACCCATGCGGGCCGGGGGCTTTACGACCTCGCCGCGCCCGAGGCCGTCAGGACCGGCGAGGCGGCGGCGGGCATAGGCACGATGGAAGGGCGGCTGGCCGGGGACCATCCCTATCGGCGGCGGCTGGCCGAGGTTCGCGCGCGCTTCGGCGACAGCGCCTATCCCGGCTCGCCGCTGCTGGCCGCGCTGTCGCTGAGGCCCGGCGACGCGATCCATCTGGCCGAGCTGCACCCGCAGGAACGCGCCGCGCTGGAAACCGCGATGGCGCCCTTCCGCGCCCATGTGATGGCCCAGGACGGGTTTGAGGCGGCGCAGGCGCTGACCCCGCCCCTGCCCCGTCGCGGGTTGATGCTGATCGATCCCAGCTACGAGGTGAAGGCCGATTACGCCGCCATCCCCCGGCATATGGCGGCGCTGCACCGCAAATGGAACGTGGGCACGCTGGTCCTTTGGTATCCGCTTCTGCCCGCCGCACCGCACCGGCCGATGATCGCGGCACTGCGTGCGGCCTTTCCCGAGGCGCTTTGCCACGAGGTCCGGTTCCCGCCCGCGCGCGAGGGCCACGGGCTGATCGGCTCGGGGCTGTTCGTCGTCAACCCGCCCTGGGGGATCGAAGCCGAGGCGGCCGCCCTCGGGAGGCTTTTCGGCACCGTCCCCGGTCACGCTGGGTAA
- a CDS encoding ABC transporter ATP-binding protein translates to MTDTTPPVLDIRDLHKSYGDLEVLKGVSISAPKGHVVSLIGSSGSGKSTLLRCANLLEDSQQGEILFEGEPVKWRGRGPGRHPSDRHQVIRIRTNLSMVFQQFNLWAHMTILQNVMEAPVTVLGEPRQEVEARARALLDKVGIGDKCGAYPAQLSGGQQQRAAIARALAMEPRALLFDEPTSALDPELQQEVVKVIKVLAEEGRTMMLVTHDMRLAADVSDHVVFLHQGLIEEQGPPGQVFGAPASERLKQFLSATAA, encoded by the coding sequence GTGACTGACACAACACCGCCCGTTCTCGACATTCGCGATCTGCACAAGAGCTATGGCGATCTTGAGGTGTTGAAGGGCGTCTCGATTTCCGCGCCGAAAGGCCATGTCGTGTCGCTGATCGGTTCGTCCGGCTCGGGCAAATCCACCCTCCTGCGCTGCGCCAACCTGCTGGAGGACAGCCAGCAGGGCGAGATCCTGTTCGAGGGCGAACCGGTCAAGTGGCGCGGCCGGGGTCCCGGGCGCCATCCCTCCGACCGCCATCAGGTGATCCGCATCCGGACCAACCTGTCGATGGTGTTCCAGCAGTTCAACCTCTGGGCCCATATGACGATCCTGCAGAACGTGATGGAGGCCCCCGTCACCGTGCTGGGCGAGCCGCGCCAGGAGGTCGAGGCCCGCGCGCGGGCGCTGCTCGACAAGGTCGGCATCGGCGATAAATGCGGCGCCTATCCGGCCCAGCTTTCGGGCGGTCAGCAGCAGCGCGCCGCCATTGCGCGGGCGCTGGCGATGGAACCGCGCGCGCTGCTGTTCGACGAGCCGACCTCGGCGCTCGACCCCGAATTGCAGCAGGAGGTGGTCAAGGTCATCAAGGTCCTGGCCGAGGAAGGCCGGACGATGATGCTGGTGACCCATGACATGCGGCTGGCGGCCGATGTCTCGGACCATGTCGTGTTCCTGCATCAGGGGCTGATCGAGGAACAGGGCCCGCCCGGACAGGTCTTCGGCGCGCCCGCCTCCGAGCGCCTCAAGCAGTTTCTCAGCGCAACGGCCGCGTGA
- a CDS encoding TerB family tellurite resistance protein, translated as MFADFLNRLIGPDPAQLDDPDARLALAALLVRIARTDGDYASEEAERISRILATRYGLSPEQALELRDRAETLEAQAPDTVRFTRAIKDAVPYEDREGVVEALWEVVLADGIRDEEEDGLLRLVANLLGVNDRDSALARQRAEARLAG; from the coding sequence ATGTTCGCAGATTTCCTCAATCGCCTGATCGGCCCCGACCCCGCCCAGCTCGACGATCCAGATGCGCGGCTGGCGCTTGCGGCGCTGCTGGTGCGAATCGCCCGGACCGATGGCGACTATGCCAGCGAGGAGGCCGAGCGGATCTCGCGCATCCTCGCCACCCGCTACGGGCTGAGCCCGGAACAGGCGCTCGAGCTGCGCGACCGGGCCGAGACGCTGGAGGCGCAGGCGCCCGATACCGTGCGCTTTACCCGCGCGATCAAGGATGCCGTGCCCTATGAGGATCGCGAGGGTGTGGTCGAGGCCTTGTGGGAGGTGGTGCTGGCCGACGGCATCCGCGACGAGGAAGAGGACGGGCTGCTGCGCCTTGTCGCAAACCTGCTTGGCGTGAACGACCGCGACAGCGCGCTGGCGCGGCAGCGGGCCGAGGCACGGCTGGCCGGCTGA
- a CDS encoding ABC transporter permease — protein MFASCADPSTLEGLNWLACYLTSGKHMAFYQSFLVVLALLAVTAPAALLFGFGGAMAARSRIWPVRILGRIYTAMVRGVPDIVFFLFVPIAMDQGFEWLRHKTKCPDWTEPVRQGSDFVVCPAAKLPLSTSPQWVHETYGFALAVLAFAVVFGAFAANVLYGAMRAVPRAQIETAEAYGMTRRQAFWRVLVPQMWIYALPGLSNLWMILIKATPLLFLLGVQDIVYWARELGGSKTSIFAYPHPDWRIYYFLGLLIFYLLLTRVSEAVLSRLTARLSHGQATLAGEAQRKAAQ, from the coding sequence ATGTTCGCATCCTGCGCCGATCCCTCCACCCTCGAAGGTCTGAACTGGCTTGCCTGCTATCTCACCAGCGGCAAGCACATGGCGTTCTACCAGTCCTTCCTGGTCGTGCTTGCCCTGCTGGCGGTCACCGCTCCGGCAGCGCTTCTGTTCGGCTTCGGCGGCGCCATGGCCGCGCGCTCGCGGATCTGGCCGGTGCGGATCCTGGGCCGCATCTATACGGCGATGGTCCGCGGCGTCCCCGACATCGTCTTCTTCCTGTTCGTGCCCATCGCCATGGATCAGGGCTTCGAATGGCTCCGGCACAAGACCAAATGCCCCGACTGGACCGAGCCGGTCCGGCAGGGCAGCGATTTCGTGGTCTGCCCGGCGGCCAAGCTGCCGCTGTCGACCAGCCCGCAATGGGTGCATGAAACCTACGGCTTCGCGCTGGCGGTGCTGGCCTTCGCGGTGGTCTTCGGCGCCTTCGCGGCCAATGTGCTTTACGGCGCGATGCGTGCCGTGCCCCGCGCCCAGATCGAGACCGCCGAGGCCTATGGCATGACCCGCCGCCAGGCGTTCTGGCGGGTGCTGGTGCCGCAGATGTGGATCTACGCGCTGCCGGGCCTGTCGAACCTGTGGATGATCCTGATCAAGGCCACGCCGCTTCTGTTCCTGCTGGGGGTGCAGGACATCGTCTACTGGGCGCGCGAGCTGGGCGGCTCGAAGACCTCGATCTTCGCCTATCCGCATCCCGACTGGCGGATCTACTACTTCCTCGGCCTGCTGATCTTCTACCTGCTGCTGACGCGGGTCTCCGAGGCGGTGCTGAGCAGGCTGACGGCGCGGCTTTCCCATGGCCAGGCGACGCTTGCGGGCGAAGCCCAGCGAAAGGCCGCGCAATGA